Within Trichoderma atroviride chromosome 2, complete sequence, the genomic segment GAAGAATAAGTCAGTCGCATATTACTACATCTTTTCCTTAAGCTGCATAGCGAAATAAACTATCAGGTATAAAGTATCTACCTTATAAACCGTTTCTACAAAGAGTACTCCTCTCAGAAAGCGGTACAAGCGccgttttctttcttttgttttattttcgcGTGCCGCCTTTTCCCCCAACAACTTCATAATCTTTTCTCCCGATAGTCACCACCCTGACAGGGACCAGGGCTTTCTTTAACATTAAATAGACTTTGGTATATGAACAGTCTTCTATCCTTAATATGCTGGGGTTAAGGCGCTATATCTGCTACAGCCGGGTTCTGATTACTCAATAGAGCGAGAGATATCGGCATCCGTTAGCTTTGAGCTCCTGGAGAACGTTTTCCGTCTAGTTTGCTATATAAGCAGAGTTTACCGTGCTAATTATAGGTGTTTCACTATTCATGAACGCTGTAGAATTCTATTCTTATACAATCAGATACAGTCATCTTCACCCTTGTTCAGCCCAAAGACCAAAGCCACCAGATTCGCTTACATTGGTACACGGGGCGGAATGCGGCAACAAAATCCTTTCGGAGGCGGCAGCAAATGGTGGCAGAGCAAACCCACACTTTAATTTTCCATGTCGCCCTCTAACCGCTTTTCCGACCGTTCTGAACGTGGTGGATAAGTATGAAGTTGTCTGCTATAAGGCAGCGCAGTGGAAATGATTACTCGCgctcttttgtttcttaatatataaagcgACCGGCTTGgtttgtatatatatatatatacactttATTAGAACCTATTCAGCTAGTTATTTTGTCTGAAACTTGTGATGTTCCAAAATGGAAGCAGTTCACGTTGAGCcactttttcctcttttgtttAAACAAGGCGCCTAGTAAAATAAACTTGAAAATAACAATGCAAACTGTAAATAAAGACTCCACTCgaaaaacaaggcaaaaagagagacgagggcgcctttcttcttttttttctcttccatcctGTGGTTTCTTCTCATGGCTTTTTACATAATCTCATAATTTCCACCATTTTATCCTCTTGATTACTGCCGTCATGGACCACCCATCGCCGCAACCATGCGTTGGCTGCACGTCTAAATTGGCGCAATCCTTTCAGTGGAACACTCGCATAAGCGGTCGAGTGCGAGCAGCAAATGGCATTGCAGGCTAAGATTCCGCTATTGCCTCTTAGCCTCTCCCGTCTCGATAGTTCGGGGATTTCCTATTATAGAATGAATTGTGATTGACTGATGCAACGGCTGACAGGTTGTAACCTGAGAGTGGAGATGGGCTGAGCTTTTTCGACGCTTCTAACTGGGCTTGGATGTCGAGACGGGCCAAAGCCCCCCCTTAAAAATTGACCGGAAGAACAAATAAGAGCGGTTCGTTGCGCAAAGACTACTACCTAATACGAGTTTCACCGACCCGTGCCTGAGGAGTCGTAAACGAAGGAGTGCAGGAAAAGCTACTGTATTGCTGGTTCTGGCTGTACGGGATTACTATTTGTTTGCTATAGAGAGAGAGGTAGTGGTAGCACCGTTCAGCCGCTCACGGTGCCTGTTTGCCAAGATTTTTCTAGTCGCGGTCCGTCTTTGTGCATCGGCGGGCTGAGACACAATCGTCGAGCTGAGCGGTagctgaagatggctgagGGCGAGAGTCGCAGCTGTGGCTGAGGCTTTGCATCATCCTGTCCCGGTCCATGCGCGATATTTTAGGCCCAACGCACGCACAGCGGGCGGTTCTAGAAGCGGTCGGCATGCACGAGTTTGCTTTTTCTGCCACGATGCATGCATTCCTTGcctcttttctgtctcttcccttttttttttttttttttttccctcttcatttTTGTCCCCATTTACTCTCACAAAAAACGTGGCGCATCACAGCGTACACAGATAGGCCCTTGAATGTTGGCGCACAAATTGCCTACTATGGAGTCATCCGTGCTCTTCAGCGACCCAGCTTCAACGTTCCTGTGGACGGCAGACAGCTTAAAGTGGTAGCGCCGGTATCAGCCCTGTCGGTTTACACCAATCAGAGGCAGAGGCTCTCGAGTTTAATTTCCCATTCCCCTGACGGCGGCGCGAAGGTCCTGCAGGAACAGAAAGCCTTCTAGACTAGCGGACAAACATCCCTGCTGGCCGAGACGTTACACGCTCGCACAGACTGCTACTTGTGCCTGAACGCAGGGGCTGCTCCAGGCGCATGTACCTTTTAGCAgtctggtgctgctgctggtgctgctggtgctgctggtgctgctatTGTTGTTGTGAGCGTCAATTCGAGCTGCGTTGACATGTAAATAGCAACGGGATAATTGCAAAAGCCAGAGCACCAAAAGCATCAAGAACAGAAACATGCGTGTATAATGCGCCCAACTCATTACGGCGACTTCCGTATCTCGCGAATTGAATCCTGGAGATGCCGCATCCTGGCTCATTTGCCTCCAATCTAAGGCAGCCCAGTCCACACACGCGTAAGTACATCTCGCTAGTGAGTACGAGGCCCTCCAGCGCTTACCAGCCCAGACATGTGCCAGCTGCCAGGTACTGCAACTAGCCCTCTGGCTTGCAGGGGTCTGTCTCTAGGCAGAGAGGCCCCAGCTCCTCATGAAACCCAAGCCCAGCCGTTCGCCCATATATCTCAGTCTGCGCTCCCCATCTCGTCAgatgccctcttcttcttcttttcctcctcacCCAACGCTCCTTACACAGCCTTTGCAGTCCATCCATTTGTCTTTACGACAAACAGTCACTCTTTACCTAtttgctgtttcttttcttcattctcttcttttccaacaaAGTAAAAACAAACCTTCACTTCAACCGTCAAGATGCGATTCACTCTGTCTGTTCCCGCCTTCCTGGCTCTGGCCTCGACCGCCTTTGCCCAGACTGCCGACTTTGACCCCGTCAACAGCCCCAGCTCCAACCAGGTCATCGCCGCTGGCCAGCCCTTCACCATCCAGTGGGAGGCTCCCGCCAAGTACGCCGCcggcaccatctccatcgagCTGATCGGCGGTGCCACCCAGGGCACCCAGGTTCCTCTCAGCACCATTGCCAGTAAGTTGATGCGCACAAGAAAAGGGAATGGCCCAATGACTAACTTGGATACCAGCCGGCATCAAGAACAGCGCTGGCTCCTTCGTCTGGAACGTCCCCGCCGACCTGGGCGCTGATGCCTTCTACGGCTTCATCGTCAAGTACGAGAGCGACCCCAGCGTCTTCCAGTACTCCAACCCCTTCCACGTCAAGGCtggcgctgctcctcctgccCAGGACACCACCACCGTCACCACCTCCACTGGTGTCAAGACCGTCTCTCTGGCCACCCAGTCCACCTCGGCTCCCTACTCTCCTCCTGCCGTCACCTCGGCTCCTTACTCTCCTCCCGCCGTCACCGACGTGACCGTCGTTCTcaacgccaccaccaccgttCCTTGCAACGGCACCGTCGCTCCTCCTACTCTGACCGCTCCCACCACTCTCCAGAGCGCCACCCGCCTGCCTGTTCCTCCCAGCTCCCCTGTCTGGGTTCCTCCCGGCCAGGCTGTCACCACCACCTGGGCTATTGCTCCCTCCGGTACTGCTGCTCCCTCCAACCCTCCTGGCactcctctgcctcctcccaCCAACGCTGGTGCCCGTGTTGGCGGCAGCTCCTTCGCCCTGGTTGCCTCTCTGGTCGTGGCCTACTTCGCTCTGTAAGcggttggtgatgctgggATGTGGACATCATCGGGGGGTTTACGGCGGGCTGTGGTACGACGCCTAATTTCGTCTGGAAGAGCTGACGGCTCTAATCTATTCTACTGTTGATTTGcacatattttttttttactttacttGGAAAAGGCGAGGAAGATTGGTTTCGGTTTTTGAATCTCTCTAGATAGAAAGCGCAGGGCACGACAtctgtttttttctgggAACCATGTTGTTTTCGATGTAGGATATCTAGCGCCTGCGCGTCAATAGATTGGTTCTATCATTAATTGATAATGATTTTATGACCTCTACTTCGTATATGGTTCAACTAAGTTTACTATTCAATTTATTATTCAATGCTGCCCTGCAATTTAAGCCGCAAGTGAAATCGCATGTCCTAGGTTGCATCTCACCTCACCAGTAAGCTGCAAAATACGTGTCATATCTGTCTGATGTCTACAAGGGCCATTGGTCCTTGAATGCCAATCGCGAATTTCCCAAGATGGATATAAGCGACGATCGACCTCTATTTTCCCCAGTGACGAGACATGGATAACACTGGGGTGTTATTTGGCGATGAACGACCTCAGACGGCAATTGATCGACGGTGCGTAATCCAAGACAATGACGCAGCCATGAAGAAGCGGATCGACGGGCACTACTACTAATCTGCACGGACGCGGGCGCGTACTGCAAGGGACAACAGCTTATTTGGTTGCTTGGGTTATTGACCGAGATCTAAGATGTCTGGGTCTTGGTGTTGTCTTGTCTAGTACAAAAGCAACCGAAACCCAGTCTTACCTCCGAAGAGCCTCCTGTCAGACCGAAACAAGGCCAGGAGTAGTGAGTTTCCCTTCCCGCATtgacggaaaaaaaaaaaattaaacaTTGACCCTGTGCGGcagttttgtttttttctgtttGTCGTTGTACTGACCTGCCCATCAGGGCATAACGCTGAAACGAAACGCTGTCGCGCTTTGCGCCACGCGCATTGTTGTTAAAATGAgcgaaaagggggggaagcGCTAATAGAGTAGCATTGTGCTGTgcttctgtttttttcccaccttttttttttgaggCGTGGCGCTGCGGTTATATTGGCTGACTAGAAGTGTGCCTCATTTCCAGGATGGCTAAATATGTAGCTAGAGTTTGCTCTTACACGAGCGCTTCTATTATTAATCCTCGTGAAGACAGGTGACTGCTGCGATTGGTCTGGCCAGCGTGCCGACAATTATAGATTTGATTACTGAGTGACTTGACCAACAGCAAATGCTACGTTTGGACGCGCATCGCGTGACTGTGAAGAAGTTTGCGTGCTCAATGTATTCTGCCGGTGATCTTATCACCATTCGTTAGCTCGGCGCCAAACAAGCACGTGTGTTATGGCTGAAATGTGCTAAGAAGCTGATTTGGGAAGTGAGGCTGAGTATCCAAGTGATTTTCCCGCTCAACAGCTTTGTGGTGCTTTGCTGTATTTCACTCTAGCATGTATTCACCGAGacggtagcagcagcaatctaTCTCCACGCTTACAGTAAAGCTGCCTTTCTGTATTTGGCTAGTTGATACCATTAAATCACTGGACGATCAGAGGGTAAATCGAATGTAGTGTAGTAAGTGCCAAGCGATTGATGCAACTTGGCACTGCTCTCGTCGTCTCATCTACAGATTGCCGGTGGTCGCCATACCATACCATATGAAGAGATGATGTCATGAGTATTGAAAGAGACCGACATTTTTGCATCCTGACAATAAAAGCTCATATGTTACACTCACACGGCCTTGTCACATGGATTTGTTTCGCAACTGGAATGCTTCGACATGCTGTGCCATTGTTTGTGTCGCATAGAGTACATTCCTGCACCTGGGATTCTGTCGCCGCATTGTCTTGGCATGAACGATTTTCTAGTTTAGAGAAACCACATGCGGCGTGATTAAAGtatctacctacctatatcCGCAACTTTACACGCATCTTCATCAGCGTGCATATATGCATCGCTGCAcacatgtaggtaggtaagaAACAGTGCTCAGGCAAAGGGTACAGAGAGTGTGCTTGATGTTCTCAGCTAGGTACTTAGTCTAACTGATATGCAAACGCGTCTTTAGAAATCAGAAACTTATCACGCGCATCAGGCCTTAATCGGTATACTACCAATACTTATAGATCTCGCATAGATCCATGTATCTACATGTGCAGACACAATCACCCGGAAATGGCGCCTCTGCAGTTGCTCATTCgccagagctccagctcttaAAGGCCCTGGAGCGCTAGACCTGAACCGGTCAAGAGGTTTGGAGGGGCacccgccgctgccgctccGGTACGGAGCTCAAATGgcttcaattttttttctctctttcatgTGCGAGAGACAGAATGACGGCTAGATGTCAATCCCTCTCTTCCGAGTGTGCCATAACCTAGGCGTTGCTTCTCGCTCGTCTAGATCTCAACTCATACACCGTCCTTTGCACACATTGCTTGTAGGGCTGCCAATTCCAATCTCACGGAGCCATTGCGCTGATGTCATAAAGGGTCGAACCTTGGTGGGGTCGAAAGTCAAGAGTCACAGTCGTTGCACTCAGAGGTGAGAATTCATGAGTTGGATGCTGTAGCAATCTCTGTACTAACGTTATCTTCCCATTTTCTGCAGCTATACTACAATGGCATCTGAAGTTGCTCCCAAGACCTGCAAGGTCATCACCGCCGAGACCAtcgccaagaagctgctgctcgaggtCAAGGACACCCTTTCCAAGGTCCAGGAGGCCGGTAGCAGTGCCCCGACCCTGGTGGCATTCCTTGCAAACGATGACCCTGCCGCTGTCCAATACGCCGAGTGGTCTAAAAAGACGTGCGAGGAAAAGTGAGAATAGCAGTGCCGCATCATACGTGATATGCGTTCTAACAGCCTGCGTCTAGTGGCTTCAACTTTGAGCTCCGCAGAGTCGACAAGGATGTCCTCGAAGAAGACATTATGAGGGCCAACGAGGAGGACGCGGTCGACGGCATCCTCGTATACTATCCCATCTTCCCCAAGAACCCTTCCCAGGATAAATACGTCCAGGAGACCGTCGACCTTACCAAGGATGTTGAGGGAATGCGCCACACCTACCTGCACAACATGTACCACAACATTCGCTTCCTGGACCCTcccgagaacaagaagaagtccaTCCTGCCCTGCACGCCGCTGGCCGTGGTCAAGATTCTCGAGCACCTCCAGATCTACAACCCCATCCTCGCTTACGGCAACCGTCTGTTTGGCAAGACCATTACCGTCATCAACCGGTCCGAGGTCAACGGCCGCCCTCTTGCAGCCCTGTTGGCCAACGATGGTGCCACAGTCTACTCTGTGGATATCACTGGCGTGCAGTTGTTCACCCGTGGCCAAGGAATCAAGAAAATTCGCCACCAGGTGGAAGACAAGGAGGGCTGGGGTCTGGAGCAGTGCCTGCCTCTGAGCGATGTTATCATTGGAGGTGTGCCCGTTGAATCATACAAGATTCCTACGGAGCTTATCAGAGAGGGTGCCGTGTGCAtcaacttttcttccttcaagAACTTTGATGGAGTCGCCGTCAAGGAGAAGGCCTCCATCTATGTGCCATCAGTTGGAAAGGTCACAATTGCCATTCTGCTGAGAAATCTTGTTGTAAGTGCAATATTTCACATTACTTTTAAGAATTGGAGTAAAACAAAAGCTAATCATTTCGTAGCGTTTGGTTGCGAACCGTCCTCCCAAGGAAGATAAGAGCACCATCCAGGCCCGAACCGAAGCTTTTGCTGATGAGATCTAATTACGGACGCAAAGCGAATCAAGCaaaatacttttcttttttcttcttctttttttttcaacaacAAAACAATAGCATATGGACAAAGTGTCAGGAAATACATGATCAAAACGAAAATGGGGCGAGTATAGGAAAATATATCAAAAGGCGGGAAAATGAATATCATAGAATATCGTTCAACACTCTGTAGAAACAGATTTGAGTTACATCCAAATAAGAGTAAAACAGGGAAGCATATAACTATCAGTACATGACTGATCATTACGCAAACATTTATTGATCCCTAACTACGATTTGTAACAACAGTTTGCATAAAAGGGCAATAATTGTATTTAGATCATGACCCAATCGATGGTCTGACTACCTACTTAGGGAGATATGCTGCCAGACCACTTCGACGGTACCCTCTCACTGATATAACGTAGCTAACGTtttaaagaagaaggcattATTTCGCGAATGGATTATCGTTATACTATATTCCCTTGCAAAACTCGAGAATGGACATGTCCAGATTGAGACGCCAATTTGATCAAAATAACTAGCGATGGCTGGTGCATCTCAGCATCATAACCAGGTACTAAAATAACAGCAATCTACTATCATCTTTTGCGAGGCAAACCCCAATAGAGACTGGTTCGTCGCTCTTACGTGCCTATGGTATTAACGGTTATAAACACATTCCATACGGATGAGGGGTGAAGTCCAATTTGAGGGACTCGTCACAAATTGGCacactacctaggtagtttTTTACTATCTCTGCTGCCTCTACTGCTTCATAAATTGTCATATCCTTTTATCACTCAGTGTCCTTATCTGTTAGGCGAAACGAAAAAATATAGGTTAAGTGTTTAAAGTCTGTTTCTGTAAAGAAGTATACTTAGCTCAGCTTAATATCTCGGGCAATTGGTCAGCTTAGAACTTTTTATACAATATATTACAGTCGCTATATACTTTTTCTCACTTTAATAGTTCCCTATTCCTTGCTCTCCGACTTACGAGGACGTCAAAAGGTAAATGAAGTCGTATAATGCACAGAAGGCATCGATTTTAGTGCTCTTAGTATAAAGATTAGTCAACGTGTCTGTCCATGCATGTATGGGCCTACATTTCAACTCATCCACATGGCGGAGATGTCTTGCAGCATATTTGGTGGGTGTAGACCCAATCAGTGGGGCCGAGGACCGACGCGGCTACGCATATCCAAAATAGGTAGGAAATGAAACTCTGCGCAAAGAGGCCAgaatggctgctgcaagtgaGCCGCAGATCTCCTATTGCtgacctgcagcagctcagccaCTATCGACTACTATTTTAGCAATACGGTGCATTGCGCGGCTTGGATAAATCGCGTATTGAGACTGGAGGCCGACAGGTTGTGATTTCACCAGGCTGCCGGGTCTTGGGATTACGAGCGGCGGGTAAAATTAGCATTATGCGGCCCTCCACATGACTAATTTCAGTTAcggcgctgctcttctccttctagGCCTATTATTCCTGCGCAAGAACGGCaacaaaagaaacacaaTACGAAGGACTGAATGGTGTCGTGCTTGTATGCAGCAGATAGGTAGGACCAACAACAGACGGCTGTCacactcttcttcatcggcggGACTGCAGGAGTGGAGCTGTGTTGCGCCGGTAAATACTATGGAGCACATGCTATTTCGCGTATGCGGATATGGAGATGAGAGCCACCGTCCAAGAACCCGTATGCCGTGATATGAGGATACTACTCCTACTACTACATTGAAGGGCCGCCTATTTGGTAATTATTGAACGGTGGAAACACCATCACGCGGCATGCACGCGCAGCCAATTTGCCCACATGGGCTTGCACCACTGGAGATGCCCTGGTGCCACCACTACAGAGTCTTGTGCCACCAACAGATCGTTGCATTCTGTTAGGTCGAGGCCAATGCAGTGTCGAGGTTGAGGACTCGGCCAGCCCGGGACCAGAAAAAGGCTTGAAAGGAAAATGCCGCTTTTGACAAGCAGACACACAGACATTGATCTCTGACACGGACCAGgcagaaacaagaaacaaggacgcaagaaacaaggacgcaagaaacaagaaactTGTCAGCAAACAAAACGCATTGATTTGCCAGACTCCGCACGCATAAGAAATCAACTCTAGCCCGTTCAGATCCGCGCCCTGAATCGCCCTGAATCGCCCCGGCGCGCCACAGCGCCACCCCTCCAATCCAGCTAGATGCGAGGCCCTTTTGGGTGTGGACATTCGATGTTTCGCGGCCCGGGCCACCAGGCTTGCATCCTGTAGGCCTATTAGGTACCTGAAATCTcgtttttggggggggggaagcgggcgatttccttcttcctctcgtgacaacctcttttttttctttttttcaccaCTTCtagcttttcttcttactttCTTCTGgatcctcttttttttttttaattgcCCGAGGCGATCTCAAGTCGAAGCTCCGCTCGCTTCAGAGGCCGACTAGCAGCAAGTGTAGATTCAGATTCAGCCAGAGGTGGCCGTCGGCCGCTTTTA encodes:
- a CDS encoding uncharacterized protein (EggNog:ENOG41~SECRETED:SignalP(1-19)), with the protein product MRFTLSVPAFLALASTAFAQTADFDPVNSPSSNQVIAAGQPFTIQWEAPAKYAAGTISIELIGGATQGTQVPLSTIATGIKNSAGSFVWNVPADLGADAFYGFIVKYESDPSVFQYSNPFHVKAGAAPPAQDTTTVTTSTGVKTVSLATQSTSAPYSPPAVTSAPYSPPAVTDVTVVLNATTTVPCNGTVAPPTLTAPTTLQSATRLPVPPSSPVWVPPGQAVTTTWAIAPSGTAAPSNPPGTPLPPPTNAGARVGGSSFALVASLVVAYFAL